One window of the Trifolium pratense cultivar HEN17-A07 linkage group LG2, ARS_RC_1.1, whole genome shotgun sequence genome contains the following:
- the LOC123908433 gene encoding transcription termination factor MTERF8, chloroplastic yields MAIAALSIFSNSPSSSSSSSSSSTTTFHPYPSNPSHSLQPTTFSPPLQTQPSFSLLTKSHPPNNYFSSFRFRPSIHSFFRCRSSSNAPNVDVQFGTAISLFQEIGISFEETKLLLLKSNELTSIQLDSLRDRVLSLHSLGLDRVSINHFVTNRLTVLTTNEIDPLLSFLRNELHGQLAQAKLKRLLLSNEPKNLSSFPQKVRLLVDRGMPVDKIVGVLNKVNLSKAICNRSINEIERIIDFLEPFGGVNLIVKHPAILNHCLDSKLIPRISVLTKLSGGDEDGIRIVLNRFPFILNYTVEHVEEHLQFLRSFADLDDEQIFKIVLVFPAIFTNNIERKLRPRIQFLKECGLDSEDIFKFLIQAPLFLSASFRDNLAYKFVFLVKIGYKYRTKGLAMAIAASTRISCENMQKVLSLFLNYGFSFEDIFAMSMKQPLILRYNHASVETKMKYLIEEMNRDIRELLDFPAFLGYKFDDRIKHRYEIEKGLKGGQISLNQLLTVSSENFTDKQKKDSSVKSELK; encoded by the exons ATGGCGATAGCAGCACTatccattttctcaaattctccatcttcttcttcttcttcttcttcttcttctacaaCAACCTTTCATCCCTACCCATCAAACCCTTCACATTCTCTTCAACCCACAACCTTTTCCCCTCCTCTTcaaactcaaccttccttttccCTCCTCACCAAATCACACCCACCAAACAACTACTTTTCCAGCTTCCGTTTTCGACCCTCCATTCACTCATTCTTCCGCTGCCGCAGCAGTAGCAACGCCCCCAATGTCGACGTCCAATTCG GGACAGCTATCTCTTTATTTCAAGAAATTGGTATTAGCTTTGAGGAAACCAAATTGCTCTTGCTCAAATCCAATGAACTTACCTCTATACAACTTGATTCATTGCGTGATCGCGTTCTTTCTTTACACTCTCTCGGGTTAGACCGTGTTTCAATCAATCATTTTGTTACCAACCGTTTAACTGTGCTAACAACTAATGAAATTGACCCATTGTTGAGTTTTTTGAGAAATGAATTACATGGACAACTTGCGCAAGCAAAGCTCAAGCGTCTTTTATTGAGTAATGAACCAAAAAATTTATCCTCGTTTCCTCAGAAGGTTCGATTGCTTGTTGACCGAGGAATGCCGGTTGACAAGATTGTAGGTGTGCTTAACAAAGTGAATTTGTCAAAGGCAATTTGTAATAGGTCAAtcaatgaaattgaaagaattATAGATTTCTTAGAACCTTTTGGTGGTGTTAATTTGATTGTGAAACACCCTGCAATTCTCAATCATTGTTTGGATTCTAAGCTTATTCCTAGAATCAGTGTTCTTACTAAGTTAAGTGGTGGAGATGAGGATGGTATTAGGATAGTGTTGAATAGGTTTCCTTTTATCTTGAATTATACTGTGGAACATGTAGAGGAACATCTACAGTTTCTGAGGTCATTTGCAGACCTAGATGATGAACAAATATTTAAGATAGTGTTGGTGTTTCCAGCTATTTTTACAAATAACATAGAGAGGAAACTGCGTCCTAGAATACAATTTCTCAAGGAATGTGGGTTAGACTCCGAAGATATCTTCAAGTTCTTGATCCAAGCACCGTTGTTTTTGAGCGCTTCGTTTCGCGATAACCTTGCGTATAAGTTTGTGTTTCTGGTTAAGATTGGGTATAAATATAGGACGAAAGGGTTGGCAATGGCGATTGCGGCTTCAACTAGAATAAGCTGTGAGAATATGCAGAAGGTGCTGAGTTTATTCTTGAACTACGGCTTTTCATTTGAAGACATTTTTGCTATGAGTATGAAGCAGCCATTGATACTGCGGTATAATCATGCCTCTGTAGAGACGAAGATGAAGTACTTGATAGAGGAAATGAATCGTGACATTCGGGAGTTGCTGGATTTTCCTGCATTTCTTGGGTACAAGTTCGATGACAGAATTAAGCATAGGTATGAAATAGAGAAGGGTTTAAAAGGGGGACAGATATCTCTCAATCAGCTGTTAACTGTTTCAAGTGAGAACTTCACCgacaaacaaaaaaaggatTCTTCTGTAAAATCTGAACTAAAATAA
- the LOC123908434 gene encoding ribosome-binding factor PSRP1, chloroplastic, producing MAMATHFNFHTNLLRLSSYSSSHPSQFSSKTKLPSTTFLTGGSTSQLLKFKHATATTTTKRRGTASISMSWDGPLSSVKLIIQGRNMELSDAVKQHVEDKVGRVIQKHSYLVREVDVRLSTRGGGEFGRGPRTRRCEVTLYTKRHGVVRAEEHAETTYGSIDLVSSIIQRKLRKIKEKETDHGRHMKGPNRLKFSEVILPLPSEDEEDEIEITPQKDDEEELIEEVVRTKYFDMPPLTVFEAIDQLEMVDHDFYAFRNEETGEINIVYKRKEGGYGLIIPKGNGEVDKLEPIVLEPAKEPSLQE from the exons ATGGCAATGGCAACTCACTTCAACTTCCACACAAACCTTCTCCGTCTTTCTTCTTATTCCTCATCTCACCCTTCTCAATTCTCCTCAAAGACCAAATTACCCTCCACAACATTCTTGACAGGAGGATCCACATCTCAATTGCTCAAATTCAAGCATGCCACCGCAACAACAACCACCAAACGCCGCGGTACCGCTTCAATCTCCATGTCATGGGATGGTCCACTCTCTTCCGTCAAATTAATCATCCAGGGTAGAAATATGGAG CTGAGTGATGCTGTGAAGCAGCACGTGGAGGATAAAGTGGGAAGAGTAATTCAGAAGCATAGCTACCTAGTCAGGGAAGTTGATGTCAGGTTATCTACTCGCGGAGGAGGAGAGTTTGGCCGTGGACCTAGAACGCGTAGATGTGAG GTGACTTTGTATACAAAGAGACATGGGGTGGTGCGGGCTGAGGAGCATGCAGAAACTACCTATGGGAGTATAGATTTGGTGTCCTCGATCATTCAGAGAAAGTTGAGAAAGATCAAGGAAAAAGAGACTGATCATGGTCGCCACATGAAGGGACCCAATAGGTTGAAATTTAGTGAGGTCATATTGCCACTACCCTCGGAGGATGAGGAGGATGAAATTGAAATCACCCCACAGAAGGATGACGAAGAAGAACTTATTGAAGAG GTTGTTCGGACAAAATACTTCGACATGCCTCCCTTAACCGTGTTTGAAGCAATTGACCAACTGGAAATGGTTGATCATGACTTCTATGCTTTTCGAAATGAAGAAACTG GGGAGATTAATATTGTatacaaaagaaaagaaggagGTTATGGACTCATTATACCCAAAGGAAACGGTGAAGTAGATAAATTGGAGCCTATAGTGCTTGAACCGGCTAAAGAACCCTCTCTGCAAGAATGA
- the LOC123905469 gene encoding transcription elongation factor SPT4 homolog 2-like — MANAPAQIPTSFGHELRACLRCRLVKTYDQFRESGCENCPFLQMDEDQERVVECTTPNFNGVISVMDPTRSWAARWLRIGKFVPGVYTLAVSETLPDDMQAICIDKNVQYIPPKR; from the exons ATGGCAAATGCACCTGCTCAAATTCCTACTAGCTTTGGACATGAATTGAGGGCTTGTCTTCGTTGCCGCCTTGTCAAAACCTACGATCAG TTTAGAGAGTCAGGCTGTGAGAACTGCCCATTTTTACAGATGGATGAAGATCAAGAGCGTGTTGTTGAATGCACTACCCCCAATTTTAATGG AGTCATTTCAGTAATGGATCCAACTCGAAGTTGGGCTGCCCGTTGGTTGCGCATCG GAAAATTCGTTCCTGGGGTTTACACTCTTGCTGTCTCAGAGACTCTTCCAGATGATATGCAG GCTATTTGTATTGATAAGAATGTGCAATACATACCTCCCAAACGTTAG
- the LOC123905471 gene encoding two-component response regulator-like APRR5 isoform X2, giving the protein MGHVGITSGEKLVRVEEEEKIREEEESGTESRGGGEMKGLLRWEKFLPKMVLRVLLVEADDCTRQIITALLRKCNYKVAAVADGLKAWEIMKGRPRNFDLILTEVDLPSISGYALLTLIMEHDICKNIPVIMMSSQDSVSTVYKCMCRGAADYLVKPIRINELRNLWQHVWRRQSVTANAGINGHPDETDEQQKVEATAENNAAGYRSSGEAACIQINKDLIEKGSDAQSSCTKPNMEAESGLVDNMQEFSQPKCAEAYPSETKTQDVDIHLGQALITQDSRAGGLCVANCNNGESNTNNGNDGEDQEHFRIASTSGEVHDNHYVEINSTKEAIDLIGAFRTHPNCSLKSSSIDCTGKFDDFPQLDLSLRSSHPSSFEKEITEERHTLMHSNASAFKRYTNRQLPASATVVINFTDQQREQNTNNENHNSESSIPSMQKCNMSLATSQSKESEFATSHSQQGHSLPIPVKGVRFNDLCMTYGSTLPPGFRTQSGPPSMPGSVVFLEQSFQADAFYQSNVKENNNSEQIYEPRGLNGNCAANQMVYTQEHKSEHAEDQRLISPTTDHSVSSSFCNNGNASHLNSIGYGSNCGSSSNVEQVTTFRTSAVSDGKNEDLTNGGHSHRSILREAALNKFRLKRKERCYEKKVRYESRKKLAEQRPRVKGQFVRQMNPDPLSTEKDC; this is encoded by the exons ATGGGTCATGTTGGAATAACTAGTGGTGAGAAATTGGTGAGAGTTGAAGAAGAGGAGAAGAttagggaagaagaagaaagtggAACTGAGAGTAGAGGTGGTGGTGAAATGAAAGGTCTTTTGAGGTGGGAGAAATTTTTGCCAAAAATGGTTTTAAGAGTGCTTTTGGTTGAAGCTGATGATTGTACAAGACAGATTATAACAGCACTTCTCAGAAAATGTAACTATAAAG TTGCTGCTGTTGCTGATGGCTTGAAGGCGTGGGAAATAATGAAGGGAAGACCGCGCAATTTCGATCTAATACTTACAGAAGTTGATTTGCCATCTATATCTGGCTATGCACTTCTCACATTAATTATGGAGCATGATATTTGCAAAAACATACCTGTCATAA TGATGTCGTCTCAAGATTCAGTTAGCACAGTATACAAATGCATGTGTAGAGGTGCAGCTGACTATCTCGTTAAACCGATTCGAATAAATGAACTGAGGAATTTGTGGCAGCATGTTTGGAGAAGACAATCA GTAACCGCAAACGCTGGCATAAATGGTCACCCAGATGAAACCGATGAACAGCAGAAAGTTGAAGCCACTGCTGAAAACAACGCTGCTGGTTATCGTTCTAGTGGCGAAGCTGCTTGCATTCAAATAAATAAGGACTTAATTGAGAAAGGAAGTGATGCACAGAGCTCTTGTACAAAGCCAAACATGGAAGCTGAGAGTGGCCTGGTTGATAACATGCAGGAATTTTCTCAGCCGAAATGTGCTGAAGCATATCCAAGTGAAACAAAGACACAAGATGTTGACATTCATTTAGGCCAGGCATTGATCACGCAGGACAGTCGCGCTGGAG gaTTATGTGTGGCTAACTGCAACAATGGAGAGTCGAACACAAATAATGGAAATGATGGTGAGGATCAAGAGCACTTTAGGATTGCTAGTACCAGTGGTGAGGTTCATGACAATCACTATGTTGAAATTAACTCTACTAAGGAAGCTATTGACTTGATTGGAGCATTTCGTACTCATCCGAATTGCAGTCTCAAAAGTTCATCAATTGATTGCACAGGAAAGTTTGACGATTTTCCACAACTGGATCTTTCTTTGAGAAGCTCTCATCCCAGCAGCTTTGAGAAGGAGATCACTGAAGAGAGACACACCCTTATGCATTCTAATGCTTCAGCTTTCAAGCG GTATACTAACAGGCAATTGCCAGCTTCAGCCACAGTAGTAATTAACTTCACTGATCAGCAAAgagaacaaaacacaaataatgaGAACCATAACTCAGAGAGTTCGATACCGAGTATGCAAAAATGTAATATGTCTCTAGCAACATCCCAATCAAAAGAATCTGAATTCGCAACTTCACATTCCCAACAAGGGCATTCTCTCCCAATTCCTGTAAAAGGTGTGAGGTTCAATGATCTATGTATGACCTATGGTTCGACGCTTCCACCAGGGTTTCGTACTCAGTCTGGTCCACCATCAATGCCTGGTTCAGTCGTGTTTCTCGAACAAAGCTTTCAAGCAGATGCATTTTATCAATCAAAtgttaaagaaaataataattcagAACAAATTTACGAACCTCGTGGTCTGAATGGAAACTGCGCTGCAAACCAAATGGTGTACACACAGGAACACAAATCAGAACATGCAGAAGATCAAAGACTTATCTCCCCTACCACTGATCATAGTGTCTCCAGTAGTTTCTGTAATAATGGAAATGCAAGCCATCTTAACAGCATTGGTTATGGAAGTAATTGTGGAAGTAGCAGTAATGTCGAACAAGTTACCACTTTCAGGACATCAGCAGTTTCAGATGGTAAGAATGAAGACCTCACAAACGGTGGACATTCTCATCGATCTATCCTTCGAGAAGCAGCTCTAAACAAGTTCCGCTTGAAACGAAAAGAGAGATGTTATGAAAAGAAG GTTCGATACGAGAGCAGGAAGAAACTAGCAGAACAACGTCCTCGAGTTAAAGGACAATTTGTTCGCCAAATGAATCCTGATCCTCTTTCGACAGAAAAAGATTGCTAA
- the LOC123905471 gene encoding two-component response regulator-like APRR5 isoform X1, with protein sequence MGHVGITSGEKLVRVEEEEKIREEEESGTESRGGGEMKGLLRWEKFLPKMVLRVLLVEADDCTRQIITALLRKCNYKVAAVADGLKAWEIMKGRPRNFDLILTEVDLPSISGYALLTLIMEHDICKNIPVIMMSSQDSVSTVYKCMCRGAADYLVKPIRINELRNLWQHVWRRQSQVTANAGINGHPDETDEQQKVEATAENNAAGYRSSGEAACIQINKDLIEKGSDAQSSCTKPNMEAESGLVDNMQEFSQPKCAEAYPSETKTQDVDIHLGQALITQDSRAGGLCVANCNNGESNTNNGNDGEDQEHFRIASTSGEVHDNHYVEINSTKEAIDLIGAFRTHPNCSLKSSSIDCTGKFDDFPQLDLSLRSSHPSSFEKEITEERHTLMHSNASAFKRYTNRQLPASATVVINFTDQQREQNTNNENHNSESSIPSMQKCNMSLATSQSKESEFATSHSQQGHSLPIPVKGVRFNDLCMTYGSTLPPGFRTQSGPPSMPGSVVFLEQSFQADAFYQSNVKENNNSEQIYEPRGLNGNCAANQMVYTQEHKSEHAEDQRLISPTTDHSVSSSFCNNGNASHLNSIGYGSNCGSSSNVEQVTTFRTSAVSDGKNEDLTNGGHSHRSILREAALNKFRLKRKERCYEKKVRYESRKKLAEQRPRVKGQFVRQMNPDPLSTEKDC encoded by the exons ATGGGTCATGTTGGAATAACTAGTGGTGAGAAATTGGTGAGAGTTGAAGAAGAGGAGAAGAttagggaagaagaagaaagtggAACTGAGAGTAGAGGTGGTGGTGAAATGAAAGGTCTTTTGAGGTGGGAGAAATTTTTGCCAAAAATGGTTTTAAGAGTGCTTTTGGTTGAAGCTGATGATTGTACAAGACAGATTATAACAGCACTTCTCAGAAAATGTAACTATAAAG TTGCTGCTGTTGCTGATGGCTTGAAGGCGTGGGAAATAATGAAGGGAAGACCGCGCAATTTCGATCTAATACTTACAGAAGTTGATTTGCCATCTATATCTGGCTATGCACTTCTCACATTAATTATGGAGCATGATATTTGCAAAAACATACCTGTCATAA TGATGTCGTCTCAAGATTCAGTTAGCACAGTATACAAATGCATGTGTAGAGGTGCAGCTGACTATCTCGTTAAACCGATTCGAATAAATGAACTGAGGAATTTGTGGCAGCATGTTTGGAGAAGACAATCA CAGGTAACCGCAAACGCTGGCATAAATGGTCACCCAGATGAAACCGATGAACAGCAGAAAGTTGAAGCCACTGCTGAAAACAACGCTGCTGGTTATCGTTCTAGTGGCGAAGCTGCTTGCATTCAAATAAATAAGGACTTAATTGAGAAAGGAAGTGATGCACAGAGCTCTTGTACAAAGCCAAACATGGAAGCTGAGAGTGGCCTGGTTGATAACATGCAGGAATTTTCTCAGCCGAAATGTGCTGAAGCATATCCAAGTGAAACAAAGACACAAGATGTTGACATTCATTTAGGCCAGGCATTGATCACGCAGGACAGTCGCGCTGGAG gaTTATGTGTGGCTAACTGCAACAATGGAGAGTCGAACACAAATAATGGAAATGATGGTGAGGATCAAGAGCACTTTAGGATTGCTAGTACCAGTGGTGAGGTTCATGACAATCACTATGTTGAAATTAACTCTACTAAGGAAGCTATTGACTTGATTGGAGCATTTCGTACTCATCCGAATTGCAGTCTCAAAAGTTCATCAATTGATTGCACAGGAAAGTTTGACGATTTTCCACAACTGGATCTTTCTTTGAGAAGCTCTCATCCCAGCAGCTTTGAGAAGGAGATCACTGAAGAGAGACACACCCTTATGCATTCTAATGCTTCAGCTTTCAAGCG GTATACTAACAGGCAATTGCCAGCTTCAGCCACAGTAGTAATTAACTTCACTGATCAGCAAAgagaacaaaacacaaataatgaGAACCATAACTCAGAGAGTTCGATACCGAGTATGCAAAAATGTAATATGTCTCTAGCAACATCCCAATCAAAAGAATCTGAATTCGCAACTTCACATTCCCAACAAGGGCATTCTCTCCCAATTCCTGTAAAAGGTGTGAGGTTCAATGATCTATGTATGACCTATGGTTCGACGCTTCCACCAGGGTTTCGTACTCAGTCTGGTCCACCATCAATGCCTGGTTCAGTCGTGTTTCTCGAACAAAGCTTTCAAGCAGATGCATTTTATCAATCAAAtgttaaagaaaataataattcagAACAAATTTACGAACCTCGTGGTCTGAATGGAAACTGCGCTGCAAACCAAATGGTGTACACACAGGAACACAAATCAGAACATGCAGAAGATCAAAGACTTATCTCCCCTACCACTGATCATAGTGTCTCCAGTAGTTTCTGTAATAATGGAAATGCAAGCCATCTTAACAGCATTGGTTATGGAAGTAATTGTGGAAGTAGCAGTAATGTCGAACAAGTTACCACTTTCAGGACATCAGCAGTTTCAGATGGTAAGAATGAAGACCTCACAAACGGTGGACATTCTCATCGATCTATCCTTCGAGAAGCAGCTCTAAACAAGTTCCGCTTGAAACGAAAAGAGAGATGTTATGAAAAGAAG GTTCGATACGAGAGCAGGAAGAAACTAGCAGAACAACGTCCTCGAGTTAAAGGACAATTTGTTCGCCAAATGAATCCTGATCCTCTTTCGACAGAAAAAGATTGCTAA
- the LOC123905471 gene encoding two-component response regulator-like APRR5 isoform X3 produces MGHVGITSGEKLVRVEEEEKIREEEESGTESRGGGEMKGLLRWEKFLPKMVLRVLLVEADDCTRQIITALLRKCNYKVAAVADGLKAWEIMKGRPRNFDLILTEVDLPSISGYALLTLIMEHDICKNIPVIMMSSQDSVSTVYKCMCRGAADYLVKPIRINELRNLWQHVWRRQSQVTANAGINGHPDETDEQQKVEATAENNAAGYRSSGEAACIQINKDLIEKGSDAQSSCTKPNMEAESGLVDNMQEFSQPKCAEAYPSETKTQDVDIHLGQALITQDSRAGGLCVANCNNGESNTNNGNDGEDQEHFRIASTSGKFDDFPQLDLSLRSSHPSSFEKEITEERHTLMHSNASAFKRYTNRQLPASATVVINFTDQQREQNTNNENHNSESSIPSMQKCNMSLATSQSKESEFATSHSQQGHSLPIPVKGVRFNDLCMTYGSTLPPGFRTQSGPPSMPGSVVFLEQSFQADAFYQSNVKENNNSEQIYEPRGLNGNCAANQMVYTQEHKSEHAEDQRLISPTTDHSVSSSFCNNGNASHLNSIGYGSNCGSSSNVEQVTTFRTSAVSDGKNEDLTNGGHSHRSILREAALNKFRLKRKERCYEKKVRYESRKKLAEQRPRVKGQFVRQMNPDPLSTEKDC; encoded by the exons ATGGGTCATGTTGGAATAACTAGTGGTGAGAAATTGGTGAGAGTTGAAGAAGAGGAGAAGAttagggaagaagaagaaagtggAACTGAGAGTAGAGGTGGTGGTGAAATGAAAGGTCTTTTGAGGTGGGAGAAATTTTTGCCAAAAATGGTTTTAAGAGTGCTTTTGGTTGAAGCTGATGATTGTACAAGACAGATTATAACAGCACTTCTCAGAAAATGTAACTATAAAG TTGCTGCTGTTGCTGATGGCTTGAAGGCGTGGGAAATAATGAAGGGAAGACCGCGCAATTTCGATCTAATACTTACAGAAGTTGATTTGCCATCTATATCTGGCTATGCACTTCTCACATTAATTATGGAGCATGATATTTGCAAAAACATACCTGTCATAA TGATGTCGTCTCAAGATTCAGTTAGCACAGTATACAAATGCATGTGTAGAGGTGCAGCTGACTATCTCGTTAAACCGATTCGAATAAATGAACTGAGGAATTTGTGGCAGCATGTTTGGAGAAGACAATCA CAGGTAACCGCAAACGCTGGCATAAATGGTCACCCAGATGAAACCGATGAACAGCAGAAAGTTGAAGCCACTGCTGAAAACAACGCTGCTGGTTATCGTTCTAGTGGCGAAGCTGCTTGCATTCAAATAAATAAGGACTTAATTGAGAAAGGAAGTGATGCACAGAGCTCTTGTACAAAGCCAAACATGGAAGCTGAGAGTGGCCTGGTTGATAACATGCAGGAATTTTCTCAGCCGAAATGTGCTGAAGCATATCCAAGTGAAACAAAGACACAAGATGTTGACATTCATTTAGGCCAGGCATTGATCACGCAGGACAGTCGCGCTGGAG gaTTATGTGTGGCTAACTGCAACAATGGAGAGTCGAACACAAATAATGGAAATGATGGTGAGGATCAAGAGCACTTTAGGATTGCTAGTACCAGTG GAAAGTTTGACGATTTTCCACAACTGGATCTTTCTTTGAGAAGCTCTCATCCCAGCAGCTTTGAGAAGGAGATCACTGAAGAGAGACACACCCTTATGCATTCTAATGCTTCAGCTTTCAAGCG GTATACTAACAGGCAATTGCCAGCTTCAGCCACAGTAGTAATTAACTTCACTGATCAGCAAAgagaacaaaacacaaataatgaGAACCATAACTCAGAGAGTTCGATACCGAGTATGCAAAAATGTAATATGTCTCTAGCAACATCCCAATCAAAAGAATCTGAATTCGCAACTTCACATTCCCAACAAGGGCATTCTCTCCCAATTCCTGTAAAAGGTGTGAGGTTCAATGATCTATGTATGACCTATGGTTCGACGCTTCCACCAGGGTTTCGTACTCAGTCTGGTCCACCATCAATGCCTGGTTCAGTCGTGTTTCTCGAACAAAGCTTTCAAGCAGATGCATTTTATCAATCAAAtgttaaagaaaataataattcagAACAAATTTACGAACCTCGTGGTCTGAATGGAAACTGCGCTGCAAACCAAATGGTGTACACACAGGAACACAAATCAGAACATGCAGAAGATCAAAGACTTATCTCCCCTACCACTGATCATAGTGTCTCCAGTAGTTTCTGTAATAATGGAAATGCAAGCCATCTTAACAGCATTGGTTATGGAAGTAATTGTGGAAGTAGCAGTAATGTCGAACAAGTTACCACTTTCAGGACATCAGCAGTTTCAGATGGTAAGAATGAAGACCTCACAAACGGTGGACATTCTCATCGATCTATCCTTCGAGAAGCAGCTCTAAACAAGTTCCGCTTGAAACGAAAAGAGAGATGTTATGAAAAGAAG GTTCGATACGAGAGCAGGAAGAAACTAGCAGAACAACGTCCTCGAGTTAAAGGACAATTTGTTCGCCAAATGAATCCTGATCCTCTTTCGACAGAAAAAGATTGCTAA
- the LOC123905471 gene encoding two-component response regulator-like APRR5 isoform X4, whose translation MGHVGITSGEKLVRVEEEEKIREEEESGTESRGGGEMKGLLRWEKFLPKMVLRVLLVEADDCTRQIITALLRKCNYKVAAVADGLKAWEIMKGRPRNFDLILTEVDLPSISGYALLTLIMEHDICKNIPVIMMSSQDSVSTVYKCMCRGAADYLVKPIRINELRNLWQHVWRRQSVTANAGINGHPDETDEQQKVEATAENNAAGYRSSGEAACIQINKDLIEKGSDAQSSCTKPNMEAESGLVDNMQEFSQPKCAEAYPSETKTQDVDIHLGQALITQDSRAGGLCVANCNNGESNTNNGNDGEDQEHFRIASTSGKFDDFPQLDLSLRSSHPSSFEKEITEERHTLMHSNASAFKRYTNRQLPASATVVINFTDQQREQNTNNENHNSESSIPSMQKCNMSLATSQSKESEFATSHSQQGHSLPIPVKGVRFNDLCMTYGSTLPPGFRTQSGPPSMPGSVVFLEQSFQADAFYQSNVKENNNSEQIYEPRGLNGNCAANQMVYTQEHKSEHAEDQRLISPTTDHSVSSSFCNNGNASHLNSIGYGSNCGSSSNVEQVTTFRTSAVSDGKNEDLTNGGHSHRSILREAALNKFRLKRKERCYEKKVRYESRKKLAEQRPRVKGQFVRQMNPDPLSTEKDC comes from the exons ATGGGTCATGTTGGAATAACTAGTGGTGAGAAATTGGTGAGAGTTGAAGAAGAGGAGAAGAttagggaagaagaagaaagtggAACTGAGAGTAGAGGTGGTGGTGAAATGAAAGGTCTTTTGAGGTGGGAGAAATTTTTGCCAAAAATGGTTTTAAGAGTGCTTTTGGTTGAAGCTGATGATTGTACAAGACAGATTATAACAGCACTTCTCAGAAAATGTAACTATAAAG TTGCTGCTGTTGCTGATGGCTTGAAGGCGTGGGAAATAATGAAGGGAAGACCGCGCAATTTCGATCTAATACTTACAGAAGTTGATTTGCCATCTATATCTGGCTATGCACTTCTCACATTAATTATGGAGCATGATATTTGCAAAAACATACCTGTCATAA TGATGTCGTCTCAAGATTCAGTTAGCACAGTATACAAATGCATGTGTAGAGGTGCAGCTGACTATCTCGTTAAACCGATTCGAATAAATGAACTGAGGAATTTGTGGCAGCATGTTTGGAGAAGACAATCA GTAACCGCAAACGCTGGCATAAATGGTCACCCAGATGAAACCGATGAACAGCAGAAAGTTGAAGCCACTGCTGAAAACAACGCTGCTGGTTATCGTTCTAGTGGCGAAGCTGCTTGCATTCAAATAAATAAGGACTTAATTGAGAAAGGAAGTGATGCACAGAGCTCTTGTACAAAGCCAAACATGGAAGCTGAGAGTGGCCTGGTTGATAACATGCAGGAATTTTCTCAGCCGAAATGTGCTGAAGCATATCCAAGTGAAACAAAGACACAAGATGTTGACATTCATTTAGGCCAGGCATTGATCACGCAGGACAGTCGCGCTGGAG gaTTATGTGTGGCTAACTGCAACAATGGAGAGTCGAACACAAATAATGGAAATGATGGTGAGGATCAAGAGCACTTTAGGATTGCTAGTACCAGTG GAAAGTTTGACGATTTTCCACAACTGGATCTTTCTTTGAGAAGCTCTCATCCCAGCAGCTTTGAGAAGGAGATCACTGAAGAGAGACACACCCTTATGCATTCTAATGCTTCAGCTTTCAAGCG GTATACTAACAGGCAATTGCCAGCTTCAGCCACAGTAGTAATTAACTTCACTGATCAGCAAAgagaacaaaacacaaataatgaGAACCATAACTCAGAGAGTTCGATACCGAGTATGCAAAAATGTAATATGTCTCTAGCAACATCCCAATCAAAAGAATCTGAATTCGCAACTTCACATTCCCAACAAGGGCATTCTCTCCCAATTCCTGTAAAAGGTGTGAGGTTCAATGATCTATGTATGACCTATGGTTCGACGCTTCCACCAGGGTTTCGTACTCAGTCTGGTCCACCATCAATGCCTGGTTCAGTCGTGTTTCTCGAACAAAGCTTTCAAGCAGATGCATTTTATCAATCAAAtgttaaagaaaataataattcagAACAAATTTACGAACCTCGTGGTCTGAATGGAAACTGCGCTGCAAACCAAATGGTGTACACACAGGAACACAAATCAGAACATGCAGAAGATCAAAGACTTATCTCCCCTACCACTGATCATAGTGTCTCCAGTAGTTTCTGTAATAATGGAAATGCAAGCCATCTTAACAGCATTGGTTATGGAAGTAATTGTGGAAGTAGCAGTAATGTCGAACAAGTTACCACTTTCAGGACATCAGCAGTTTCAGATGGTAAGAATGAAGACCTCACAAACGGTGGACATTCTCATCGATCTATCCTTCGAGAAGCAGCTCTAAACAAGTTCCGCTTGAAACGAAAAGAGAGATGTTATGAAAAGAAG GTTCGATACGAGAGCAGGAAGAAACTAGCAGAACAACGTCCTCGAGTTAAAGGACAATTTGTTCGCCAAATGAATCCTGATCCTCTTTCGACAGAAAAAGATTGCTAA